Within Myceligenerans xiligouense, the genomic segment AGCGAGGCGCCGGTCACGCACTGGGAGTACCACTGGGTTCCGTGCGTGCTCATGCCGCGGAGCTGGATCCGCGTGCCGTCCTCGTTGCACAGCCCGACGCCGCACACGTGGAGCTGGCCGTTCGCCGCGACGGGAGTGGCGGGATCCGGATCGGGTTCCGTGGGCGTGGGTGTGGGGGTCGGTGTCGGGTCACCGGTCGGGTCCGGAGCCGGCCCGCCGTCGCAGGTGCCGTCGTGCGTCCAGAGCGCGGGCGTCGACGCCGGGTCCCAGCCCGTGCCGGGATACGCCGTGTGGGTCGTCGTCGCCGTGTAGCCGCCGCCCTCGTACGTGACCCGGTCGCCCACGGCGTAGGTGGTTCCCTCCGCCCACGCCGGGGCGGCACAGTCGACGGCGAAGGCCGGGGCGGGCAGGCCGGGAACGAGCGCCGTCCCCACGGCCAGCATCGCGGCCGCGGCGATCGCGGCGAGTATCGAGCTGCGGCGAATGACCACGGGAGACCACCTCGGTTCGTGTCCGGAGCCGGAGCAGGCTGCGCCGCCTGCTGCTCGTCGGACGCTAACAGGGCCGGTGGCCGGGCGGATATGAGGGATTGCCACATGCGAGCCGGCCGGCGCACGCCGGCCGCTCCACCGCCTCGGGCCGCCGACGGCGGCGGCGTCAGAGCCGCAGCCCGGCCCAGCGCTCCCCCACACCGCGGACCGTCGCGCGACGCACGCCGGAGTCCGGGTCGTCCGGGTCCGGGTCTCCGCCGCGCGGCCGCACCAGGTCGATCTCCAGCCGGTCCTCGGTGAGCGTCTCGGCGAGCCCGCGCCCCCACTCGACCACGGTCACGGACTCCTCCAGCGACGAGTCCAGGTCCAGCGCGTCGAGCTCGTCCAGGCCCCCGAGCCGATAGGCGTCCACGTGCACGAGCGCCGGGCCGCGGGTGCCGTCCTCGCGCGGCAGCGGCGGGTGCTCACGCGCGATGATGAAGGTCGGCGACGCGACCTGGCCGCGCACGTGGAGCCCGCCGCCGAGCCCCTGGGTCAGGGTCGTCTTGCCCGCGCCCAGATCACCCGTGAGGATCACGAGGTCCCCGGCGCGTACCAGCCCGGCGAGCCGCGCACCGAACGCGCGGGTCGCGTCGGCGTCGGGCAGTTCGAGGGCGATCGTCTCCGTCGTCGTCCCGTTCACGACCATGTTCCCTTTCCGGCGAGCGCGCCGAGGCTCGCGTCGTCTGCTCCTACTTCCTGGGCGCCGACGTACACGCGCGGCATGCGCGCGGCGACGCGGGTGACGATCTCGTAGCTGATGGTGCCGGCGGCCTGCGCCCAGTCCTCGGCATTGGGCGCCCCGGCGTGCTCGACGCCGTCGGCCTGTCCGAACAGCGTGACGACGTCGCCCGCCTGCTCGGTCGCGTACGGGCCGAGGTCGACCATGATCTGGTCCATGCACACCCGGCCCGCGACCCGCACGACGCGCGCGGAGCCCGGCCCGGCCTCGCGCGACGCGACGTCGCCCACGCCCCCACCGACCAGGACGGGACCACCCGGCCCGAGCGCCCCGCCGCTGGCGTGGCGCGGGATGCCGTCCGCGTACCCGAGCGGGATCACGCCGAGCGTGGTGTCCTGCGACGTCGTGTAGTGCAGCCCGTAGGAGACCCCGCTGCCCGCGGGGACGCGCTTCACGGTCGCGAGCCGCGCCTCCACGGTCATCGCGGGACGCAGTCCGTACGTGCTCGGGACGCTGATCTGCGGCACGGGCGTCAGGCCGTACATCGCGATGCCGGTCCGTACGAGGTCCCAGGCCGTGTCGGGCCGGGTGAGGGTGGCGGCGGAGTTGGCGAGATGCCGCACCTCGGGCGTGAACCCGGCTTCCTCGACGGCGGTCACCGTGTCCTCGAACGTCTTCACCTGGGCGTCGATACTGGGGTGGCCGGGCTCGTCGGCGCAGGCGAAGTGCGACATGACGCCGGTGACCTCGACCAGGCCCCGCAGGTCGGCGGCACGCCGCAGCACGCCGGGCAGGTCGTCCACGGTGACGCCGTTGCGGCCGAGCCCGGTGTCGACCTTGAGGTGCACGCGCGCGGGACGTCCGGCGGAGCGGGCGGCGTCCGCCGCCGCGTCAAGACCCCAGGGTGCCGCCACGCCGATGTCGATGTCGGCGAGCAGCACGTCCTCCAGAGGCGCGCCGGGTGCGTAGAGCCAGGTGAGGATGCGTGCGTCGGCGGGGGTGACGCCGGCCCGCCGCAGCCGCAGCGCCTCGCCGACCTGCGCGGCCCCGAGCCACGTCGCGCCACCGGCGAGCGCCGCCCGGGCGACGGGCAGCAGCCCGTGTCCGTAGGCGTCACCCTTGACCACGGCCATGAGGGCGGCGCCCGAGGCGGCACGACGCAGGGCCCGCACGTTGTCGCGGACGGCGGTCAGGTCGACGACGGCGCGCGCAGGGTACTCGGGATCGAACCCGGGAAGAACGCCGAGGGGCGGGGTGGTGCTCACACCCGCGATTCTCGCACTGCCGCCCGGCCGACGGCTCCTCGGACCGCGACCACGCCGTTCTGCGTGATGGGAGCGCAGCTACACCGCCAGGACGGCGTGCTCGTCCGCCGCCGGCGCGTGAGCGCGGGGCCGTCGTCCGCCCCCGGCGCGTTAGCGTGAGGCGTGCTCTCGCCCCTGCCCGTGCGCGACGGGCTGAATCCCACCCGGCTCGTGCTGCCGCACGACGACGCGACCGTTGCCCGCTGTCCGACGTCGTACGCGTGGCTCCTCGACCGGTTCCCCGACGACCGCACGCGCCTGCGGGAGAAGGTCGCGGCCGGTGAGGTCGTCACCGGCCGCGGGACGCCGATCACCCCGGACACCCCGTACGAGCCGCGCGGCCTCCTGTTCCTGTACCGCGACCCGCCACGAGACGAGCCCGCCGTCCCCTTCGAACCGGAGATCCTGCACCACGACGCCGACCTCCTCGTCGTCGACAAGCCGCACTTCCTCGCCACGATGCCGCGCGGCCGGTGGATCCGGAACACCGTGCTGGTGCGCCTGCGTGCCACCCTCGACCTGCCCGAGCTCAGCCCGGCGCACCGGCTCGACCGGCCGACGGCCGGCGTTCTCGTCCTGACGGTCCGCCGGGAGGTGCGGGGCGCGTACCAGACGCTCTTCCAGGAGCGGCGGGTGCGGAAGGTGTACGAGGCGGTGGCGCCGCTGCACGACGACCTCTCCGTCGCCACCCCTGTCACGGTGCGCTCACGGATCGTCAAGCATCGCGGGACCGCACCCGCGCAGGAGGTCCCGGGCGCGCCGAACGCGGAGTCACGGATCACGCTCGTCGCCCGCGACGAGGCGCGCGGCCTGGGCCTGTACCGCCTGGAACCGCACACCGGCAAGACGCACCAGCTCCGCCTGCACATGGCGTCACTGGGCGTCCCGATCCTGCACGACCCGTTCTGGCCGGTGCTCCGCGAGGACGTCGCGGACGACTTCGCCCGCCCGCTCCAGCTCCTGGCGCGGGCGGTGGAGTTCCGCGACCCGCTGGACGGGGCTCTTCGCCGCTTCGAGTCTCGCCGCTCCCTCGACATCGACGGCGCGCTGCCGAGCGGGACCGCGGAGCGGCAGGTCGTCCTCCGATGAGAGATCGCGCGAGGCGCGCGGGGATGCCCAAACGGGACCACTGCGCTCTGGCAAAGGCGCCCTTCGCAGCCCCGACTCATCGTGGTGGCAGACTCGGTCGCAGAGCTACCGCTCGTAGGAACTGCTTCGGTGTTTGGCCTTGAGGATCAGGACGATCAGAGCGTTATTCAGCGGCTCGGTTCTGGTCATGAGCTGGTGAGGCTCTGGCCTGCGGTGACGCTGCTGCAGGGCAAGGTTCGGTAGATAGCGCAACGGTCCTTGCGTGCGGTTGGATCCAGGTTGTCTACGCCAGGATTCGAACCGTCCGAAGGACCGATGCGCCACCACAGTACCGCCGGGTTGACCGGTGCCCAGACCGCCGAACTGATCGCTCGCTGCTGGCAGGTCCACACCGGCCGGCCCGATGGTGATCGGTACGACTTCACGCTTCCGTTCGGCAGGGCGGTCACGATGGTGCTGATCATCGCCCGGCACAACCTGCCCCAGCAGCTCACAGGAGACCTGTTCGGCATCGCGCAAGCCACCGTCTCGCGGATCTGGCGGTACCTGATCCCGATGATCGGACAGGTCACCGCCCTGGACCGCAAGCATCTGGCCGACGCGCTCGAACGCGGCACCGTGCTGATCGACGGCACGCCGATCCCAACGGGCAACCGCACAGGGACCGGGACCACGAACTACGCCGCCAAGCATCACAAGCAGGCCCTCGGCGTGCAGGTCGCAGCGTTCCGCGACGGCACCCTGGCCGACGTCTCGACACCGGTACCCGGCTCGCGACACGACTCGCGTGCACTGGACGAGGTCGGCTGGGCCGACCAGATCACTGCCGCGCGGGCGAAGCGGGACTGGATCGCCGTCATCGCCGACACCGCCTACGTGAAACACACTCGCCTCACGCCACGGAAGAAGGCCCGAGGCCAGAAACGCCGCTCCAGAGCCGACCGGGAGCACAACCGGCACATCGCCTCCCTACGCGCACCGGTCGAACGGACCATCGGACTGCTCAAGCACTGGAAGATCCTCGCCACCGGCTACCGCGGCCGCCTGACCGAACTCCCAACCCTGATCCACATCATCGTCAACCTCGAGTTCTACCGACAGGCCACGTGAATAGCGCTCTCAGTTCGTCATCGTCGATCTCGTACACGACGCGGTAGTCCTTGACCGCGATCCGATACTCGAACTGTGACCCGGCCATCTTCTTGACGCCATGCGGCCGTGGGTTGTCCGCGAGCTTCTTGATCGCCGCGTCGATCTGGTCGGCGATCCGCCAGTCGCCCTTCCTGATCTCCTTGATCTGGTCTTCTGCCTTGCGCCTGTACTTGATCACGTAGCGGCGGACCTCGACCGCGATCTCCCTGACGACGAGCTTGTCGCCCTCGACGGCGAGCTTGACGCGGTAGTGGCTGACCCGAACCTCAGTCTTCGGCCGCGTCTCACCAGCCTGCTTGGCAATACTCGCCTTGACCTGGTCGAACGCACGCCAGTTCTTCCGTTTGATCGCGCGGAGCGCGTCTTCGGCGGCGCTCGTGTACCTGATCGCATACCGCTGGCTCATCGCGCATCACCGGCGTTGGCCCTGCCATCAGCCCGGTCATGGTCGTGGTCTCCGAGTGCTTCTTCCTCGCGCTCGCGGGCACGCTCCTCGGACTCGGCTTCGATCTCCAGACCCTCGAAGATCTTGGTGTCCTCAGGGTCGATCACGACCGCGACGAGCCGGCCGTTCTTCGTGATGCCGATCTTGCGGCCCGGATCCGCCGTCAGAGCTGCGACCATCTCGCTCATACCCGGTCCCATGCCGTTGAGGTCGACCATGTACTCGGGGTACACATCCGTGCGGACGGTAGCGGGGTCGATGAGGTCGAAGTCCGTGGGCTCGTACATGGCGTCACTCATGAGTCCTCCCCCGATCCCGTCTCGTTCTTGATCGTGCCCGCGCTGACCCGCGGCTCCCGAGCCTGGTGCTCGCCGGGCTTCTGCTGGTACCGGACCTGCAGGTGCTCGAAGATCGAGGCGTCCACACGATCAATGACCACCGCCGCGACGAACCCGTCCTGGACGACGCCAAAACGACTGCCCGGGTTCTCGATCAGGTACTCGATCATCGCTCCCACCGGCTCACCAAGATCACCGACGTCACGGATCTCGTCCACGTAGATCTCGGTGATATCGAACTTGCTCTCGACGTTGTCACTGGCCACATTCGGCACGCTATCGCTCCCATCAGACGGGGGCTGTTCGAAGGCTGTGAAGGGCTTCCTCATGTCGGCCTCTTTGCTGATCGTGATGCCAAGTCCAGCCCAAAGATCGCCGTCCGGCACTCGACGGCGACGACATTCGAGGGAATCAGAGTCATCGGTCTGGGTCACCGCCTCCGACGGTCACGCCGAGCTGTTCGGCCGCCTCGTCGAGGTGAGCGACGAGCCAGTTGCGGCGGTCTGTCATGCGTTGCTCCTACCGGTAGCGGCCTGCTGAACGCGCTGGTCGTCGTGGATCGATGTTGGCGGTAGCAGTGGTCACATGGTGTTGCGGTGTTGTGTCCACGTGCGGGCGGCTTGGACGGGTCCGTCGCGGTGAGGGCTGGGGTGTTGGACGGCGAGTCGGCGCCACATGCCGTACGTCGCGGCGGCGAAGGTGGAAACGGTGGTCGCACGGGTGTCGGGCTGTATTCCCCAGGTGGGGGCGGTGAGTTTTTCGGCGTCGGCGGGGTGGTGGCCGGCGGCGATGAGCCGGATGGTCAGGAGCGCGGCGTCGACCCATGCCGGTCCGGCGCGAGCCCAGGCCCAGTCGACGAGGTGCGCCTGGCCGTTGGCGACCAGGAGATTCAGTTCGTGGACGTCACCGTGGACCAGGCTCCGGCCGGTCAGGGCGTCGGTGATGTCACGGTCGGCTCGCACGAGTTGGTCGAGGTGCTGCTTCTCCCACGGGTCGAGCAGGTCGGCGTGCCGCGGGGGAAGTCGAGGCCGGCTTCGTGCGCGGCATTCTCCATGTCGCGCATGGTGGCGCCGCGGGCGGCGGGGATGGGCGAGTGGCGCCTCCAAGTTCCGGTGTGGTGGGTCCAGATCTCGGCTTTGGCAAGATCGGTGTTGGTGCTGTGCCAGACGCGAACCGACGTCAGACTTCCGGCGGTGGTGTGTACGGCCGCGGTCAGCTGCGCGGCCAATGGGGACAGTCCCGGGTCGCGCGCTACGGCAGGAGTCAGGGAGTGGAGCACGGTCACGACCCCGGCCGCGTCGATCGAGCCGGTGGTCTCGTCAGCCGCGTCGTGCACGACGGCAGGAGCATGCTGCATCGCGACGCCCCGAGTGGCCCACTTCAGCAGCGGAAGGTCGTTCAGGTCGTCCCCCACCGCGACCGTCGCGGCGGCCGGCACATCGAGCCGGGTCCGGATCCGCTCCACGGCGGTCGCCTTGGAGACGTCGGCCGGGGTGGCGTCGATCCAGTTCTTCCCCGCCGGGGTGACGGTCACGCCGCCCAGTGCGGCCAGGGCCTCGGTGTGCCGTGCTAGCCCTGGGGCGTGCAGCGCGACCCGCGTGGTCGGCTCACCGTGGAGCTCGGACGCATCGACCACACGCTGGGGACCGTTCAGCAGACCGGCGTCGAACCGGTGGTTGACCTGCCAGCCCTCCCCGAGCCTCTCGACCGCGACCAGAACCTCGGGTTCGAGAGCCTGAGCCTTGGCGATGACCGGTCCCGGGTCGAACACGGCGGTGTCGGTCACCTCATAGCCCGAGGGCATGCCCGCATCCAGGTGCACGGTCACCGCGCCGTTCGACCCCACCGCGAACCCCTCGGTCAACCCGAGCCTGCGGGCCATCGGAATCAGCCCGGCCAGCGACCTCCCGGACGCCGGAACAATGTGATGCCCGGCCGCGCGGGCCAACTCCAAGGCGTCGACGGTCTGGACCGGGACCTTGCAATCCTTGCCGACCAAGGTCCCGTCAATGTCGAGCACGATCAGCATCTCAGCGCGCATTTGCGGGGCCATGGCCGGGCTCATCGGACGGCTCCTGCCGGGCGGCGCAGTTCTGCGCGGACCTCGACCTCGACGCCGTCGAGTTCTCCGGTCCACACGGTGCAACCCGGCGTCAGCAGGTGATGATCCAGCGGCCGGTCACAGCCCAGCAGGCGCGCGATCGCCTCACCATCGGCCAGATCCCGCGGCTGCAAGCAGACGTGGTTCCGGGTCGCCGTGAACAATTCGACCCGTGGACCGCCGACCGCGGAGAGGAGACTGGCCGTCAGGTCCAGGACATCACCGATCCCGAGGGTCGGAGGCCTCCTGGCGTCGTGGTCGTTGAGGTTCATGGATTCCTGCGGGCTGTTCGTCATGTCGTGCTCCCCTGGTCGGACTCGGAGGGCAGGCGTTGCCGTCACGTTCAACCACTGTGTGGGGATGCGGTTCTGAAAGATCCCGTCGCTGCCGGGCGACTTTCTTCCAGGCGTTGGAAGTTTTCGCTCCAGTACTGACTCGCGGAGGTGTCGTTCTCTACGATCGAGGCGGACGTCGCACGTCAACAGGCCATCGAAGGGGCGGGCATGGCCACCAGCGCCAAGGCACGACGAGAACAGTTCCGCGAGAGCCTGCTCGCTCAGGGGCACGCGATGGCGCACGTCGCCGCCGAGATCGGCACGACGTTCCGTGTACGCCCACGCACGGCGTGGCGGTACGCGATGGGCTGGCCGCAGTGGAAGCTCGTGCAACAGCTACGCACGACCAACCCTGACCTCACGATCTCCGAGAGCCGGGTCAGCGAGTGGGAGTCCTGGCCCTATGGCGGCACGAAGCCGTCGCTGACGATCCTCGGGGCGCTGGCTCGCACCTTCGGCAACGGCTGTACCGTCGGTGACCTGCTTGACGACGCCGACCGGGAGCACTTCTCCCCCGCCGAACTGATGGTGGTCGGCCGTACCGCCGACCGCTCCGAGCACGCCATCATGGTGCCCAGCACCGGCTCTACGGTGACCGGGCCGGTCCGGGAGGGAGACGACGACGTGCACCGCCGGGAGATGCTGCGACTGCTCAGCACATTCGCCGCGACCGCACTCTTCCCCGTTGCCCCTGCTCCAGGGCCGACGCCGCCGGTTGCGGAGTTCCGGAAGTTCAATGAGCACCTTTAGCAGGTGTACGCGTTCGCCCCGTCGAAGAGTGACGTGATGCCGCTGGTGCGACGGCAACTGTCAGTCCTCGTGGAATGCCTGCGAGGTTCTCCCGGCCCGAGCGCGCGTCAGCATCTGTGCACGCTGGCGGCGGACCTGTTCCAGCTCGCCGGAGAGATCTCCTTCGACGCGGACAACTACACCGTCGCCGCGCACTGCTATCACCAGGCTGCTCAGGCCGGCAAGGACGCCGGTGCGCACGACCTGTGGGCCTGCGCACTCACCCGGCACGCCTACCTATCGGTATATGAGAAGCGATTCGCCGACGCCGCACCACTGCTCAACCTCGCCGCAACGATTGCCACGCGCGGCGACAGCGAACTGTCGACACGCCACTGGGTAGCGGCCGTGCAGGGCGAAACCTTCGCGGGTCTGGGAGACCTGGACGCCTGCTGCCGAGCACTCGACAGCGCCGAAGAGGTCGCCGGACTCACAGGGACAGTCCACAACGGCGGCTGGCTGCGCTTCAACGGGGCCCGCCTCCCGGAAGAACGTGGTACGTGCTATGTGACCCTGGGCCGTCCTGACCTGGCGGAGGCCGCGCTGGCTGAAGCGCTCGATCACGCCACGTCCGTCCGACGGCGCGCTGGAGTCCTGGCAGACC encodes:
- a CDS encoding transposase family protein; translated protein: MRHHSTAGLTGAQTAELIARCWQVHTGRPDGDRYDFTLPFGRAVTMVLIIARHNLPQQLTGDLFGIAQATVSRIWRYLIPMIGQVTALDRKHLADALERGTVLIDGTPIPTGNRTGTGTTNYAAKHHKQALGVQVAAFRDGTLADVSTPVPGSRHDSRALDEVGWADQITAARAKRDWIAVIADTAYVKHTRLTPRKKARGQKRRSRADREHNRHIASLRAPVERTIGLLKHWKILATGYRGRLTELPTLIHIIVNLEFYRQAT
- a CDS encoding phosphotransferase is translated as MEAPLAHPRRPRRHHARHGECRARSRPRLPPRHADLLDPWEKQHLDQLVRADRDITDALTGRSLVHGDVHELNLLVANGQAHLVDWAWARAGPAWVDAALLTIRLIAAGHHPADAEKLTAPTWGIQPDTRATTVSTFAAATYGMWRRLAVQHPSPHRDGPVQAARTWTQHRNTM
- a CDS encoding helix-turn-helix domain-containing protein; amino-acid sequence: MATSAKARREQFRESLLAQGHAMAHVAAEIGTTFRVRPRTAWRYAMGWPQWKLVQQLRTTNPDLTISESRVSEWESWPYGGTKPSLTILGALARTFGNGCTVGDLLDDADREHFSPAELMVVGRTADRSEHAIMVPSTGSTVTGPVREGDDDVHRREMLRLLSTFAATALFPVAPAPGPTPPVAEFRKFNEHL
- a CDS encoding pseudouridine synthase, coding for MLSPLPVRDGLNPTRLVLPHDDATVARCPTSYAWLLDRFPDDRTRLREKVAAGEVVTGRGTPITPDTPYEPRGLLFLYRDPPRDEPAVPFEPEILHHDADLLVVDKPHFLATMPRGRWIRNTVLVRLRATLDLPELSPAHRLDRPTAGVLVLTVRREVRGAYQTLFQERRVRKVYEAVAPLHDDLSVATPVTVRSRIVKHRGTAPAQEVPGAPNAESRITLVARDEARGLGLYRLEPHTGKTHQLRLHMASLGVPILHDPFWPVLREDVADDFARPLQLLARAVEFRDPLDGALRRFESRRSLDIDGALPSGTAERQVVLR
- the alr gene encoding alanine racemase; translation: MSTTPPLGVLPGFDPEYPARAVVDLTAVRDNVRALRRAASGAALMAVVKGDAYGHGLLPVARAALAGGATWLGAAQVGEALRLRRAGVTPADARILTWLYAPGAPLEDVLLADIDIGVAAPWGLDAAADAARSAGRPARVHLKVDTGLGRNGVTVDDLPGVLRRAADLRGLVEVTGVMSHFACADEPGHPSIDAQVKTFEDTVTAVEEAGFTPEVRHLANSAATLTRPDTAWDLVRTGIAMYGLTPVPQISVPSTYGLRPAMTVEARLATVKRVPAGSGVSYGLHYTTSQDTTLGVIPLGYADGIPRHASGGALGPGGPVLVGGGVGDVASREAGPGSARVVRVAGRVCMDQIMVDLGPYATEQAGDVVTLFGQADGVEHAGAPNAEDWAQAAGTISYEIVTRVAARMPRVYVGAQEVGADDASLGALAGKGTWS
- a CDS encoding type II toxin-antitoxin system RelE family toxin — encoded protein: MSQRYAIRYTSAAEDALRAIKRKNWRAFDQVKASIAKQAGETRPKTEVRVSHYRVKLAVEGDKLVVREIAVEVRRYVIKYRRKAEDQIKEIRKGDWRIADQIDAAIKKLADNPRPHGVKKMAGSQFEYRIAVKDYRVVYEIDDDELRALFTWPVGRTRG
- the tsaE gene encoding tRNA (adenosine(37)-N6)-threonylcarbamoyltransferase complex ATPase subunit type 1 TsaE, which produces MVVNGTTTETIALELPDADATRAFGARLAGLVRAGDLVILTGDLGAGKTTLTQGLGGGLHVRGQVASPTFIIAREHPPLPREDGTRGPALVHVDAYRLGGLDELDALDLDSSLEESVTVVEWGRGLAETLTEDRLEIDLVRPRGGDPDPDDPDSGVRRATVRGVGERWAGLRL